AGTAGCTGTGCTTCAATCCCCTTTAAGATGACTTCTTACGCTCTTTCCAAAAAGAGAAATCTACAATACAGACGACCTGGAAGTAAAAATGAACAACTCTTCACCTCAAGTGAAGAAATAACAAAGGACAACTATATACATATTCGAGTTATTAACTTGTGACTGTTGTGAACAGATGAAATTCTCCGATACCGGGAGTCGAACCCGGGTCTCCACGGTGAAAGCGTGGTGTGATAGCCGTTACACTATATCGGACTTGTACGGATATTACTTCAACACAATACACAACACCGTTAATCATCAGTCACGCGGAAGTTTTACAAGGTTTAATTTCAACGGTTCATGAATGTCATTCAGCGTTATCTTATCACTATTACCATAGAAGAACATTAACTCATCGCCATGTTATTAACTGACTATGCATTTATCGTACTATTTTACTTTTCAACCTCTAATTTACTTTAATCTGTGTATTAAAAGTACTACTTAATGTATATATTCGCGCTAGTATTGGGTTAAATTAATGAATTAATGATGCCAGTGAAGCTAAGAAAGAAACAAGTTATGGTTTTGGGGACAATATTCTTTTTTGTCTGTACTTTCCTCCTTTCAGTACATCCAAGTAACGATGGGAATCGTCACTTTTCATCAAGAATTCAATCGGGTTTTGAATCAGTATTTAATAGTGCAAATGAAATCGTTGTAACAAGTACCTGGTTAGGAAACGGAAATGATCCATACTATGTGAAGGTTTTAGAGGGTTTGAAGCGATACAGACCGTTAGATCGTCCTGAAGATCCCTCGATCTTTAAATCAGAGGCTCTTTGTGAGATTTACCATTTAAGTTCACATGACGGTAAAGATAGTAAAGTTCAGTCCTATGAGAATTTATACAATTGTTTTAATGTGCCGGAACAACTTATGGCAGAACTAAAAATACAGCATTCAGGATTCATTAGCTTTATTTCATCTCATTTGAAGCCATCTGAGTCTGCTTTTAAGCGATTATTTCCTAGAGGGAAAGGTATCGTTACTGTTGGTGGTTCTAGTCGTAGTATTTTGGCATTTACTATGATAAAGACATTGAGGGAAAGGGGCACTACTCTGCCGGTGGAGGTTTTTATTCCCAGTTATGAAGGAAGGGATGATCAATTCTGCAAACGTATCAAATCTATGAATGCAATCTGCATTGATGAAAAACCAATATTTGGCGATTCAAAAGAAAAAATTGAACCCCAACAAGCTAATGCTATAGCTCTGTTAGTTAGTAGTTTTAAAGAGGTCTTATTCATTGAGGCTGGCAATATTCCTCTGAAGGACCTGGACCAAGTGTTCAATAGTAAGGCGTACAAAGAAAATGGTCTAGTCCTATGGCCAGATATTTCAACTAGAACGACCTCGCCCTCTTTTTATGAAATGGCAGGCATATCTGTGGATTTCACCAAAAGAATAAGGTATTATTCCGATGATGTGAATCCTCCATATATGTACACGGATATGGAGAGCGATGATATAGAACAATTTAACAAAAAAGAAGTTCCATTCCATGACCTAGCTGGAACAGTTCCCAATTATTCCACAGCTTCAGGGCAGCTAATAGTTAATAAGAATACGCACCTCAAAACTCTACTGTTGTCACTATACTATAACATATATGGTAATGATTGGTTTTATGAAATGTTCTCACAAAAGTCTAATAGCGAAGCGCATAAGGAAACGTATATTCTAGCAGCACATGCATTAATGCAACCTTACTACCAAGTAAAAACCCTCCCTACCTATGAGGCTGAGAAAAAGCAGGACTACAAAAGCATTTTACTACATCGCAATTTCAGACAAGACTACGAACGGTGGCGGAATGCCAAAAAGGAGGTAAAACACAAACATGGATCTAAGaagaataaaaataaattaaTGGAACTCAAACCGAACTATAGTTTTGAGAAACACTTCGTTAAAGCTTACATGGAACCTCCAGATGAGGAAAGGATAGATATTATGTTCATTCATTCGAGTTTACATGAACTCGTTCCAAGCGACATTCTGAAGTCAGATGTACCTATTGATGACACTGGTAAGAACTTTAGATCGTTTAAAAGTTTAAAGCTTATTAATAACTTTGATTTTGAGTATTTCACCTATGAGACGCTCCAGGAATATATTTGTGACGAGGACAGAATCGAGTTTGATTACTTGCGCAATAAACTGGGCAGCGAATTCGGAAGCTATGATGCTGTGTGTGAATATATTGAGCGTCGTGTACAGATGTTAAAAGATACCCATGATGAGGTTATTGGCGTAGTCAAGAAATATACTAATTAATGTTTCTTTGTATATTTTTAActttatttttttttcttcttaatgTAAGACTCAAAGCGCACTTAAACTTCcaaattaaaataaattGAAATCACAACACTCCAATAACCAATTATTTGAGTTTGTAGCCTGCACAaagaatttaaaatatctAGCATTCTCGAAAAATGTATAAGGCTTAACATCATTTCACAGAAGGTTGAATTATGTAGTTGTTTTCGCGTAACACGTTATATCTATGTAAATAGTTGGGTATTTTGCTTACTCTCTGGATGTACTTGCATTTCGTATTTCTTATATTCATTCAGCTCAGCTTTCACTGAGTGCACGAATGATAATCCTTTGATTGACATCATCAATTGCCTTCTTTCTTTTAGGAAGTTTTTATCGCTTCTTCTATATTCCAAATGGGAATATGTGTCATTGACATATATATCATCGGCAAATTCTAGCCTTTTATGAGATTTATCGGATTTTTCAGATGTTGCAGAATCTGTGGGCGAAGAGATGCTAATTGAACTCGTAGAGGAACAGTTTTGACGGGGCATAGTAACATTAATATGAACTGTCTTCCAATTGACTTGTAAATTGTTTAAAATTCTGTCTTCCTGAGTATGGTCTTTATCTAGCGTAATTCTTTCTTCGGAGCCACGAAATAGCTGCGCACCTTTGCCAATTGGTCTACGATTGGATCTTGGTGGGGGTGTTAAGCTTGAAACTTGATCATCCATGTTATTTCCACCAACGCCAGTATTTATGTAGTGCCCCAGCTTTGAAAAATCGTGAATCAAATCGTAGTCTATTTCATACGTTATGGAATTTCTTCTTTCCTCATTCTGTTCCTCTTTGACTGTTTCCTTGTCAGCTTCATTGGAAACTGTGCCAGTGAGAATTTTATTGTTAGTAGTAACCGGTGTCTCTTCACCACCATTTTTTAGCAACAACGAATCAAATACTAGATCTATGTCGAAC
This window of the Eremothecium sinecaudum strain ATCC 58844 chromosome VII, complete sequence genome carries:
- a CDS encoding alpha-mannosyltransferase (Non-syntenic duplicate of Ashbya gossypii AEL148W), which codes for MMPVKLRKKQVMVLGTIFFFVCTFLLSVHPSNDGNRHFSSRIQSGFESVFNSANEIVVTSTWLGNGNDPYYVKVLEGLKRYRPLDRPEDPSIFKSEALCEIYHLSSHDGKDSKVQSYENLYNCFNVPEQLMAELKIQHSGFISFISSHLKPSESAFKRLFPRGKGIVTVGGSSRSILAFTMIKTLRERGTTLPVEVFIPSYEGRDDQFCKRIKSMNAICIDEKPIFGDSKEKIEPQQANAIALLVSSFKEVLFIEAGNIPLKDLDQVFNSKAYKENGLVLWPDISTRTTSPSFYEMAGISVDFTKRIRYYSDDVNPPYMYTDMESDDIEQFNKKEVPFHDLAGTVPNYSTASGQLIVNKNTHLKTLLLSLYYNIYGNDWFYEMFSQKSNSEAHKETYILAAHALMQPYYQVKTLPTYEAEKKQDYKSILLHRNFRQDYERWRNAKKEVKHKHGSKKNKNKLMELKPNYSFEKHFVKAYMEPPDEERIDIMFIHSSLHELVPSDILKSDVPIDDTGKNFRSFKSLKLINNFDFEYFTYETLQEYICDEDRIEFDYLRNKLGSEFGSYDAVCEYIERRVQMLKDTHDEVIGVVKKYTN